The sequence below is a genomic window from Bosea sp. F3-2.
TCTCCGGCGTGATCGGCTCGACATAGGTCGCATCGGCCAGCTCCGGATCGGTCATGATCGTGGCCGGGTTCGAGTTGACGAGGATGATGCGGTAGCCCTCGGCCTTCAGCGTCTTGCAGGCCTGGGTGCCGGAATAGTCGAACTCGCAGGCCTGTCCGATGATGATGGGGCCGGCGCCGATGATCAGGATGGACTTGATGTCTGTGCGCTTGGGCATGATCTCGACCGGTCTTGGGCAGGCGCGCGCAAGGCCGGTCCGATCAGTCGAGCGGAGGCGAGGCGAGCGTCTGATTGAATGCTAGGCGCTCGCTATAGACGGGCAAGGCGACGGAAGGAAGCTAAAAGCGCTCGCCGCCCTGTTCAACGCACAGGCCGTGCTGCCGGAATGGCGAGATCGATCTCAAGTGGTCGAGGCGCTCGGCGTTTGCGCCGCATGGCGATGAACAGCACGGCGAGCGCCGCGATCTCGCAGGCGGCGCCGACGAAACCGAGCGGCCAGGTGCCGGCATGGCGCATGACCTGCTGGCCGAGCGCGGCGCCGGCCGCGATGCCGAAATAGAGCGCCGAGGCGTTGAGCGAGAGCGCGACGACGGCGGCATCCGGCGCCATCGCAGCGAGGCGCGACATCTGCGAGGGATGGCCGGCCCAGCCCGCCGCGCTCCAGATCAGCAGCACGAAGGGGATTGGCCAGATCGCCAGTGCCGGCGGCAGGCTTACGGCGATGAGCGAGGCGGTGAGCAGCGCCGCGGCCAGCACGGTCAGCACGACGGTCAGCGTGCGCTCGGGGCCGAAGCGGTCGCTGGCGATGCCGCCGAGCTGGTTGCCGATGGCGGAGCCGACGCCGGAGACGACGAGCGTCGCGGCGAGCCAGGGCCCGGCGATGCCGGCGTGGTTGGTCAGGAAGGGCGCGATATAGGTGTAGAGAACGAAGGCGCCGGTGGTCCACAGCATGGTCGTGGCCAGCGCCAGCAGCACATCGCCGCGGCCCGCGACCTGCAGGCGCTCGCGCAGGGTGTTGGTGCCGCGCGGCAGGCCCCTCGGCAGCTTGACGAGCAGGCCCGCCAGCGAAAGCACGCTGAACAGCGTCACGATCAGGAAGGCGAGATGCCAGCCGCCAAAGCCGACGACCGCGGTGCCGATCGGAATGCCGAGAATCAGTGAGACGGTCATGCCGCCGGTGACGAGGGCGATGGCGCGGCCGCGCCGCTCCGGAGCGGATACCGCCACCGCGACGGCGTTCGCTGCCGGCATGAAGACGCCGGCTGAAAGCGCCATCACGATCCGGGCGGCCATCACCACCCAGAAATCGCTGGCGAAGGCGGCGCCGAGATTGGCGAGGCCGAACACCGTCATCGCGCCGGTGAGCACCAGCTTGCGGTCGGCGTCGCCGAGCAGGGTCGAGAAAACGGGAGAGCCGATCGCATAGGCGAGGGCGAAGATCGAGATGAGCAGGCCGGCGGTGTCGACCGAAACGTTCAGGCCGCTGGCGAGATGGGGCAGGATGCCGGTGACGATCAGGCTGCCCGTGCCGATGGCGAAGGCGCCGCCGGCGAGGGAAAGAAGGCGCGTATCCATGGGAATGATCCTTGCGGATGATCGCTGTTTCGAAGGCGAGCTTCAAAATTTCAATGATCGTTGAATTTTAAGATCGCCGATCATTGTGCGCAAGGGTAATTTCAATGAATGTTGAATATTGTCAGGAGCGACGGCATCGCCTATCTCGAAGGTCATGAAGCCGGTCTTCCATCCCGATATCGAGGATGTCGCGCCCGCCGACGTGTTCGCGGCGCTCGCCGATCCGATCCGGCTCGGCATCCTCGTCGCGCTCTCCGACGTCAGCGAGGTCGACAAGGCGCGCTGCAGCCATTTCACCGCCTTTGCCTCGCCCTCGCTCTTGTCCTACCACTTCGCCAAGCTGCGCGAGGCCGGCATCACCCGCATGCGGGTGGAGGGGACGTCGCGCTATCTCAGCATCCGGCGCGACGAGCTGAACCAGCGTTTCCCGGGTCTGCTCGACAGCGTGATCGAGACCGCGCGGCGTGACCCGAACCTGCCACGGCTCGGGCCCGAATGGCTTGCCGGCAGCGACGAGACGCGGGGTCCGACTTCGCCCCGTTGACAGCGACCGGCGCAGGTTTAGCGTCCTCATTTCCGCGATGGCGTCGAGCCGGATCGCGACACGGCACCGGCCACGCCCGAATCCGAGGAGCATGGCCATGCGTGCTGCCGACCCTGAAAAACTCGATGTCCTGGTGGGGCGTCTCGTCGGTGACGTCGGAGCCTCCATCACCGGCGCCCTGATCGTGCTGGGCGACCAGCTCGGCCTCTACAAGGCGATGGGCGACGGCGAGCCCGTCACGTCCCAGCAACTGGCGGACAAGACCGGCCTCAAGGAACGCTATGTGCGCGAGTGGCTCGCCGGCCAGGCCTCGGCCGGCTATGTCGACTATGACGAAGGCAGCGACAGCTTCAGCCTCTCGCCGGAACAGGCCATGGCCTTCGCCGAGGAGGACAGCCCAGCCTTCTTCGCCGGTGCCTTCGAGGTCGTGCAGTCCATGTGGGTCGACGAGCCGAAGGTCGAGGAGGCCTTCCGGAAGGGTTCCGGCCTCGGCTGGCATGAGCACAGCAAATGCCTGTTCCGGGGAACAGAGCGCTTCTTCCGGCCGGGCTACAACGCGCATCTGACGGCGGACTGGATTCCGGCGCTGGAGGGTGTCCAGGCCAAGCTGATGCAGGGCGCGACCGTCGCCGATGTCGGCTGCGGGCACGGCTCCTCCACCATCCTGATGGCGCAGGCCTATCCGCAATCGCGCTTCTATGGTTTCGACTATCACGGGCCTTCGATCGAGCGGGCGCGGGAGGCGGCCGAGGAGGCTGGCGTGGCCGACCGCATCGTCTTCGAGCGCGCTTCCGCGAAGGACTTCCCGGAGCGGAAATACGACCTCGTGACGATGTTCGATTGCCTGCACGACATGGGCGATCCGGTCGGCGCGGGGAAGCATGTGCGCGAGTCGCTGGCGCAGGACGGCAGCTGGATGATCGTCGAGCCCTTCGCACATGACCATCTCAAGGACAATCTGAACCCTGTCGGGCGGATCTTCTACGGCGCGTCCACCATGATCTGCACGCCGGCCTCGCTCTCGCAGGAGGTCGGGCTCGGCCTTGGCGCGCAGGCAGGGGAGATGCGGCTGCGCAAGGTTGCGATGGATGCTGGCTTCTCGCATTTCCGTCGCGCGACCGAGACGCCGTTCAACATGGTATTCGAGGTGCGGGACTGAGCGGGCTGCGTTTTGACGGAACCGCCATCGTCATTCCGGAGCTTCGCGCTAACGAAGAGCCCGGAACCCATGAACACGACGTTAATCGGAAAAGCGCAGACAGCGCGGGGAACCCCTCTCCTGCATCGAAGTCGGCTGTTGCCGACTTCGACACTTTAAGTGCTGATCTCGGGCAAGCCCGAGATCAGTGAGAGGGGCAGGGGTGAGGTGTAGGCCGTTCAACCAGTTCATGATGCCCTCACGGCGGCAGCCGTCAGGTCACAGCTAAAGCGTCCAACGGCCTTCCCCTCACCCTGCCCTCTCCCTCTGGGAGAGGGTTCCCCGCGCAAACTGAATCAGCGCCGTGTTCATGGGTTCCGGGCTCATTGCTGCGCAATGCCCCGGAATGACGGAGCGCTTCCGATTGAGGCTCAGGCATGGATCCCGGATCGGCGCGGCTTTCGCCGCTTGTCCGGGATGACGACATCTTTCCGGAAACCCCGAGCATGCTCCATCCCTTTGTTTGATCGCATTTTCTTCAGGCGAACCGGTATCCACTTCGCTCGAAAATGCTCTAGGAAGCGCGGATGCCGTTTCGCCGCTATCCGCGCCAATTCCGCCAGCTCATGGCCTATGTCGTCGCCGGCGGGCTGACCGCGGTCGCGCATTACGGCGTGCTGATCGGGCTGGTCGAACTCGGCCGGATCGACCCCGTTCCGGCGACGCTCGCCGGCTTCGTCGTCGGCGCGCTGGTTTCCTATACGCTGAACCGCTGGATGACTTTCGACGCCACGCGCACCCATGCGCAAGCGGGATGGCGCTTTGCCCTGATCGCGGCCGGCGGCTTCGTGCTCACCGGCATCCTGATGCATCTCTTCGTAACGCGCGCAGGCTTGCCCTATCTGCCGATGCAGATCGTGACGACGGGGGTGGTGATGGTGTTCTCGTTCCTCGGCCACAAGTTCTTCAGCTTCGCCGACCGGGCGGCGTGAAGCTGCCGCCCGCAGGGGTTTGCCTTACTGCGGCGGGGCGACGGTCAGCGTGAGCTGGCGGCGGCCGATGCGGCCTTCCTTGTCGGTCGCCTCGATCTCGATGACGTGGTTTCCGCTCGGGACGATGACCGAGGGCGCGTCGATTCCGGCCGGCGTGATGAAGGGCTTGATGCGCTCGGTGATGTCGACCGGAGGCTGACGGCGGTAGAAGACGCGCACGGTTGCCGGATCGATCGGCACGCCATTGCTCGGCATGAAGCGAACGGCAAGGCGGAAGGGCTTGCCATCGATGCCCTTGTCCGGCGTCGTCAGGGTGTCGATGCCCGGGCCGCGAGTGAGGTTGCGCGTGCTGGCCGCGGTCTTGGCCGTCGTCGGAAGGTCGGCCTCCTCGCGGGTGATGAGTTGGACGGGGTCGGCGGCGTGCGCCGCCGTCAACATCGCGGCCGTGGCGAGAACAACACGCAGAATGTGCGGGATGAGCACAGTCTTCATCATCGTCCTTATTTCACTCCCAAGATTCCGGCGATCAGGCCGGTGATGGCAGAAATGATCGTACCGACCAGCAGGATGGTGGTCTCGATGGTCTTCAGCGTTTCCATCGGCACCTTGCCATGCACGGCCAGCAGCCCCTTTCGCAGTTCCGGCAGCGAGACGAGGCCCCGCGCGGCAAGCGCAGCCTGCGTCACGCGCAGCAACATCCCCGAGAACATGGAGGCGCCGATGCTCAGCGCGTAGAACGAGGTCTCGCGCCAGGCTGCCGGGCCCTGCGGAAGGAGCGGTATGTTGTCGTGCCAGCTCAGCAACGCGTTCATGGTCACGACAGAAAAAATCGCGAAGGCGATGGCGATGGCGATGTCGAAGGCGATCAGCCGCGGGCGAAGCCCGAAATAGAGCATGCCGGTGACGAAAGGGATCGCAATCGAGGCGAGGCGCAGCACCCAGAGCGGCAGGTCGAACCAGAGCACGATCGCGCAATAGGCCAGCAGCAGCAAAGTCAGGCCGAACGGCAACACCCAGTAGCGGCGGCGCGCGACGGGCAGGGCGATCGGCGGGGCAGGCTCCGGCGCATCTGCGGGCTCGGATGCCGCGGATGCTGCGGCCGCGACTGGTCTGGCCGCGAGCGCGGCACGGTCCTCTTCGGCACGCTTCTCGAAGGCCCCGAGCCGCTCCTCGAGCGCACCGAGACGACGCAGCAGGGGAAGGACAGGCGTCAGGTCGCGCCCGCAGCAACGACAGGACAGCACGCCTGCATTGAGCGCAGCATCGCAATAGGGACAGTTGAACTGGTCCTGCACGGAGCTCTCACGCCTTTGGGGCAAGCCGCGCTCAGAGCCATGTTTGCCCTGTCAGATCAAGATGTCTGGCGACTTACAGCTACGGAACTTTAGTATTAGTCGTGGCGGGGATCCGGGAGACGCGCCGCCTCGCCGGTTAGTTCGGCTTGGCCGCCTTGAAGGTCATTCGGTGCGGGTTGTGGCCGAAATTGGTGGGCCGCTGCAGATCGACGAAGCCGGCCTCGCTGATCAGTTCCGAGATGGCCTCGGATGTGTAGGTCGACAGCCCGTATTGGGCTCTCAGCTTGCGATAGTCCGAAAAGGCTGTGCGGACGAGGCCGGCGAGCGCCGCCGTCAGGAAGCCGCCGCGCCAGGCGAAGGCGAGAAGCTGCGAGGCATCTGTGAGCGGGCTGACATTCGGCGGGATCACGTCCGCGATCACCAGCTTGCCGTCGGGCTTGAGCTTGCCCCGCCAAGTCTCCAGCAATGCCTTCAGCTCGTCACGGGAGAGATACTGGACCAGCGAATTGGCGACGACGAGGTCGAGCGAGGCCTCCGGCAGGGCCTCGACCTCTTCGGGGGAGACGACCGTGATGTTGTCCTTGCGGCCGAATTGAGCGCGCAGCTTCTCGCGCACGTTGGGCGCAGCTTCGCAGAGAAGGAGCCTGCCGCAGGACGAGGCGACGCGCGCGGCGTCGAGCGCTTCGCCGCAGCCATGGTCGAGCACGACGGCGTCCGCAGCGGGAATATGTGCCATCAAGTCGCTAGCGATGGCGCGGTAATGCAGCGCCTTGTGGCGCGGCGAGACGTAGATGGAATGTTCGCCGTTCCAGAAATCGCGCCAGGACATGGGCAGTTTCGATCCTCGGGGGCCGCTCGCGACCGTTGCCCGATGACTAGAGCATCGGACCGAAAAGTGGAATCCACTTTTCGGGCAAATCCGATGCTACAGCAAAGAGATAGATCGCCACTTTGCGTCCGAAAGGACGCATGGCGATCTAGACGCAAGCGGTGGGGCTCCGCAACAGCCGGGGTTCCGGGATGCCGCGGTTTCCGCTTAAGTCACGAGCGCGTCCGCGACTCAGGGGCGCTCGGGACGGGGGATACCGATGCTGCTGCTGCCGCGATTGCTCAAGGGATTCGTCCGGCAGGGACGCCTCACCGTCATAACGCCGGACGGCAAGCGCCATGTCTTCGGTCCGGGACCGGCAGAGATGCTGTTCGCCGGCGTCACCAAGACTGCGCCTTCGGTCACCGTTCGCTTCCATGACGACCGCATCGAGCGCGAACTCTTCCTCAATCCCGAGCTCGCTTTGGCCGAGGGCTACATGGATGGCCGGATCGACTTCGAGGAAGGCACGATCCACGACCTGCTGACGCTGTTCTGGCTGCAGCGCAAGGAACTGCGCAAGCATCCGCTGCAGAAGGCGATCCGGCAGGTGCGCTTCCGTATCCGGCGCTGGCGCATGCACAACCCGCTCGGCCTCGCCGGCAAGAAGGTCAAACATCACTACGACATCCCGACCGATTTCTACCGGCTCTGGCTCGACGAGACGATGACCTACTCCTGCGGGTATTGGAGCTCTCCGGACATAGGACTGGAAGCCTCGCAGAAGGCCAAGCTCCGGCACATCGCTGCCAAGCTCAAGATCGAGCCGGGCATGCGGGTGCTCGACATCGGTTCGGGCTGGGGGGAGCTTGCGATCTATCTGGCCAAGGCCTGCGGGGCGAAGGTGACCGGCCTCAACGTCTCGCCCGACCAGATGGCGGCGGCCTCGAGGCGCGCCGAGGCGGCGGGTGTCGGCGATGCCGTGACCTTCATCAACAAGGATTATCGCGAGCTCACCGGCACCTTCGACCGCATCGTCTCGGTCGGCATGATGGAACATGTCGGCGTCGCGCATTACGGCGAGTATTTCGAGCGGATCCGCGACCTGCTGACGCCGGACGGGATCGCGCTCGTCCACTGCATCGGCCGCGCCGGCCCGCCCGGTTTCACCGGGCCGTTCTTCGAGAAGTACATCTTCCCAGGCGGCTATGCGCCGGCGCTGTCGGAGGTGTTCGCGGCGGTGGAGCAGACCGGGCTCTGGTCCTCGGACTGCGAGTTCTGGCGGCGGCACTACCACTGGACGCTGGAAGCCTGGCGCGAGCGCTTCATGGCCAGTCGCGAGGAGGTGGTTGCGATGATGGGCGAGCGCTTCGCGCGGATGTGGGAGTTCTATCTCTGCGCCTGCTCGATCTCCTTCGATATCGGCGGCGACATGGTGTTCCAGCTCTTGCTGGGGCCGCACAAGAGCGCCGTCCCGATCATCCGCGACTACATCGCCGATGACGAGAAGGCGCTGGCGGCGCGGGGATTTTAGGCTGCTCTGCCGCAGCCGCGTTTGCTCGGCGTTTCCACACGCG
It includes:
- a CDS encoding helix-turn-helix domain-containing protein; amino-acid sequence: MKPVFHPDIEDVAPADVFAALADPIRLGILVALSDVSEVDKARCSHFTAFASPSLLSYHFAKLREAGITRMRVEGTSRYLSIRRDELNQRFPGLLDSVIETARRDPNLPRLGPEWLAGSDETRGPTSPR
- a CDS encoding cyclopropane-fatty-acyl-phospholipid synthase family protein; this encodes MLLLPRLLKGFVRQGRLTVITPDGKRHVFGPGPAEMLFAGVTKTAPSVTVRFHDDRIERELFLNPELALAEGYMDGRIDFEEGTIHDLLTLFWLQRKELRKHPLQKAIRQVRFRIRRWRMHNPLGLAGKKVKHHYDIPTDFYRLWLDETMTYSCGYWSSPDIGLEASQKAKLRHIAAKLKIEPGMRVLDIGSGWGELAIYLAKACGAKVTGLNVSPDQMAAASRRAEAAGVGDAVTFINKDYRELTGTFDRIVSVGMMEHVGVAHYGEYFERIRDLLTPDGIALVHCIGRAGPPGFTGPFFEKYIFPGGYAPALSEVFAAVEQTGLWSSDCEFWRRHYHWTLEAWRERFMASREEVVAMMGERFARMWEFYLCACSISFDIGGDMVFQLLLGPHKSAVPIIRDYIADDEKALAARGF
- a CDS encoding GtrA family protein; the encoded protein is MPFRRYPRQFRQLMAYVVAGGLTAVAHYGVLIGLVELGRIDPVPATLAGFVVGALVSYTLNRWMTFDATRTHAQAGWRFALIAAGGFVLTGILMHLFVTRAGLPYLPMQIVTTGVVMVFSFLGHKFFSFADRAA
- a CDS encoding class I SAM-dependent methyltransferase, coding for MRAADPEKLDVLVGRLVGDVGASITGALIVLGDQLGLYKAMGDGEPVTSQQLADKTGLKERYVREWLAGQASAGYVDYDEGSDSFSLSPEQAMAFAEEDSPAFFAGAFEVVQSMWVDEPKVEEAFRKGSGLGWHEHSKCLFRGTERFFRPGYNAHLTADWIPALEGVQAKLMQGATVADVGCGHGSSTILMAQAYPQSRFYGFDYHGPSIERAREAAEEAGVADRIVFERASAKDFPERKYDLVTMFDCLHDMGDPVGAGKHVRESLAQDGSWMIVEPFAHDHLKDNLNPVGRIFYGASTMICTPASLSQEVGLGLGAQAGEMRLRKVAMDAGFSHFRRATETPFNMVFEVRD
- a CDS encoding class I SAM-dependent methyltransferase, with the protein product MSWRDFWNGEHSIYVSPRHKALHYRAIASDLMAHIPAADAVVLDHGCGEALDAARVASSCGRLLLCEAAPNVREKLRAQFGRKDNITVVSPEEVEALPEASLDLVVANSLVQYLSRDELKALLETWRGKLKPDGKLVIADVIPPNVSPLTDASQLLAFAWRGGFLTAALAGLVRTAFSDYRKLRAQYGLSTYTSEAISELISEAGFVDLQRPTNFGHNPHRMTFKAAKPN
- a CDS encoding MFS transporter — translated: MDTRLLSLAGGAFAIGTGSLIVTGILPHLASGLNVSVDTAGLLISIFALAYAIGSPVFSTLLGDADRKLVLTGAMTVFGLANLGAAFASDFWVVMAARIVMALSAGVFMPAANAVAVAVSAPERRGRAIALVTGGMTVSLILGIPIGTAVVGFGGWHLAFLIVTLFSVLSLAGLLVKLPRGLPRGTNTLRERLQVAGRGDVLLALATTMLWTTGAFVLYTYIAPFLTNHAGIAGPWLAATLVVSGVGSAIGNQLGGIASDRFGPERTLTVVLTVLAAALLTASLIAVSLPPALAIWPIPFVLLIWSAAGWAGHPSQMSRLAAMAPDAAVVALSLNASALYFGIAAGAALGQQVMRHAGTWPLGFVGAACEIAALAVLFIAMRRKRRAPRPLEIDLAIPAARPVR